In Moorella sp. Hama-1, a single genomic region encodes these proteins:
- the cobN gene encoding cobaltochelatase subunit CobN: MYRITAIVWHSHATTLRKAAAKVAGHLAVKVYSARNLQEGKEDLDSARADLANADLVFLYRSTGETIWDEMEGAVRGLYRPVVCVAHDPALWTLSTVPVEVVARSYSYIVQGGEENFARMLRYVAAVALGAPFAVEEPEVYPWEGIYHPDAPAHFTRVEDYLNWYRREVPLIGLLFARNQWVNKTLAVEDALIRALEARELGVIPAFCYSLKDEGMGTKGSGEVVQEFFLGPDVRPRIAAMVKLLSFFLTALAQTDDFLREGGAASGVELLKQLGVPVFQPAVSFYKTVEEWAADPQGLGQDIAWSVALPEFEGVIEPVFLGASRREGELEVRQPVPERVERIADRVAQWVRLQQKPVAERRVAFILHNNPCASVEATVGSGAHLDTLASVARILKQMHEAGYAVEFPASGKELIDTIMERKAISEFRWTTADEIVSKGGALKLMPVEEYRQWFDTLSSRVKERLTEAWGNPPGEAKNGIPAAMVYQGQIVITGVQSGNAVVCVQPKRGCAGARCDGQVCKILHDPDVPPPHQYLATYRWLEREFGADVIVHVGTHGNLEFLPGKGVGLSGECYPDLAIGTLPHLYIYNADNPPEGTIAKRRSYAALVDHMQTVLTQGGLYDELAELDRYLEEYDKARIADPARAHTLQHLIIEQIKKTNLDKQVPLEGGHENFDFIIEKAHAVLSVIRNTQIQDGQHIFGAIPEGERRVEFLHAILRHDAGEDISLRRTVARLMGLELAELLANQERVSIKHGKSYGALLEQVDAVSKAFISIFLQGRAVTADDAAAALGEALLAPEHLEELNSLLPRVLDLNKRVEASCEIAALLDGFSGRYIPAGPSGLITRGRDDVLPTGRNFYSLDPHRVPTRAAWEVGKRLAEKVLEKHLTEEGRYPENIAIYWMCNDIMWADGEGLGQMLYLLGCRPRWLPNGRVGGIEVIPLEDLKRPRIDLTVRVSGITRDNFPNCIELLDEAIQTVAALDEPVEMNFIRKHTLAQLDNHSDAGAWRDATFRIFASKPGTYQAGVNLAVYASAWQEEKDLADVFVYWNGYAYGKGIYGKEAFKQLQLNLKTVDVTYNKVVSDEYDLFGCCCYFGTHGGLTAAARVASGKEVRTYYGDTREPEHVEVRTLADEIRRVVRTKLLNPRWIEGQKRHGYKGAGDISKRIGRVYGWEASTRKVDDWIFDDITRTFVLDEENRKFFEEHNPWAMEEIARRLLEARQRGLWNADPEVLAGLKEHYLEVEGWLEERMGDVRGDFQGGAVDILTSAEVADWGARMREIKAKLEG, encoded by the coding sequence ATGTACAGGATCACCGCTATAGTGTGGCACAGTCACGCGACAACGCTGCGCAAAGCAGCGGCAAAGGTAGCAGGACATCTTGCGGTTAAGGTATATTCCGCCCGCAATTTACAGGAAGGCAAGGAAGACCTGGACAGCGCCCGGGCGGATCTGGCAAATGCCGACCTCGTCTTTTTATACCGTTCTACGGGTGAGACGATTTGGGATGAGATGGAAGGGGCTGTGCGCGGGCTTTACCGGCCGGTGGTCTGCGTGGCCCACGACCCGGCCCTATGGACCCTTTCTACCGTACCGGTGGAGGTAGTGGCCAGGAGCTACTCCTACATAGTGCAGGGCGGGGAGGAGAACTTTGCCCGCATGCTCCGCTACGTGGCGGCGGTTGCCCTTGGCGCGCCCTTTGCAGTGGAAGAACCCGAGGTTTACCCCTGGGAAGGGATTTACCATCCGGACGCCCCTGCCCACTTCACCAGGGTAGAAGATTATCTTAATTGGTACAGGCGCGAGGTTCCGCTGATCGGGCTTCTTTTCGCCCGCAACCAGTGGGTGAATAAGACCCTGGCTGTAGAGGACGCCCTCATCCGGGCGCTGGAGGCCAGGGAGCTCGGCGTCATCCCGGCCTTCTGTTACTCCCTTAAGGACGAGGGGATGGGCACTAAGGGTTCAGGGGAAGTAGTCCAGGAGTTTTTCCTTGGTCCGGACGTGCGGCCGCGGATCGCGGCCATGGTGAAGCTTCTTTCTTTCTTCCTGACGGCCCTGGCGCAAACGGACGACTTTCTCCGGGAGGGAGGAGCCGCCTCCGGCGTCGAGCTGTTGAAACAACTCGGTGTACCGGTCTTCCAGCCCGCCGTTTCCTTCTACAAGACGGTAGAGGAGTGGGCGGCCGACCCGCAGGGGCTGGGGCAGGACATCGCCTGGTCGGTTGCTTTGCCGGAGTTCGAAGGGGTTATTGAGCCGGTCTTTTTAGGCGCCTCCCGCAGGGAGGGGGAACTAGAGGTCAGGCAGCCTGTACCGGAACGCGTTGAGCGCATCGCTGACCGAGTGGCACAGTGGGTGCGTCTGCAGCAAAAGCCGGTGGCCGAGCGGCGCGTGGCCTTCATCCTGCACAACAACCCTTGCGCTTCTGTAGAAGCCACGGTAGGCAGCGGGGCGCACCTGGACACCCTGGCAAGCGTTGCTCGTATATTAAAACAGATGCACGAGGCAGGTTATGCTGTCGAGTTTCCAGCCAGCGGTAAAGAGCTTATTGACACCATAATGGAGCGCAAGGCCATCTCGGAGTTCCGCTGGACTACTGCCGACGAAATTGTTTCTAAAGGCGGGGCGTTGAAGCTGATGCCGGTGGAAGAGTACCGGCAATGGTTCGATACCCTTTCTTCCCGCGTTAAGGAGAGGCTGACCGAGGCCTGGGGTAACCCACCGGGGGAAGCCAAAAACGGTATCCCGGCAGCCATGGTTTACCAGGGCCAGATCGTCATTACCGGTGTGCAATCCGGCAATGCGGTGGTCTGCGTCCAGCCCAAGCGCGGCTGCGCCGGGGCACGTTGTGACGGGCAGGTTTGCAAGATCCTGCACGACCCGGACGTCCCGCCCCCACACCAGTATCTGGCCACTTACCGCTGGCTGGAGCGGGAATTCGGTGCGGACGTGATTGTGCACGTGGGTACCCACGGGAACCTGGAATTCTTGCCCGGCAAGGGCGTGGGCCTCTCCGGGGAATGTTATCCCGACCTGGCCATTGGCACTCTTCCTCACCTGTATATCTACAACGCCGATAACCCACCGGAAGGAACTATCGCCAAGCGGCGCAGCTACGCCGCGCTGGTGGACCACATGCAGACAGTTCTCACCCAGGGCGGACTCTACGACGAGCTGGCCGAACTGGACCGCTACCTGGAGGAATACGACAAGGCCAGGATTGCCGACCCCGCCAGGGCGCATACCTTACAACACCTCATTATAGAGCAGATAAAAAAGACCAACCTGGATAAGCAGGTCCCCCTTGAGGGAGGGCACGAAAACTTTGACTTCATCATTGAAAAGGCGCATGCCGTGCTTTCCGTCATCCGCAATACCCAAATTCAAGACGGCCAGCACATCTTTGGCGCGATCCCGGAAGGCGAGCGCCGGGTAGAGTTCCTACACGCCATCCTGCGGCATGACGCGGGGGAGGACATTTCGCTCCGGCGGACGGTGGCCAGACTGATGGGCCTTGAACTGGCCGAACTCCTTGCTAATCAGGAAAGGGTATCCATTAAACACGGCAAGTCCTACGGGGCGCTCCTGGAGCAGGTTGACGCGGTTTCAAAAGCCTTTATCAGCATCTTCCTCCAGGGGCGGGCTGTTACGGCGGACGATGCGGCGGCAGCCCTTGGTGAGGCTCTGCTGGCTCCGGAACATCTTGAGGAACTGAACAGTCTCTTGCCCCGGGTGCTGGACCTCAATAAACGCGTGGAAGCTTCGTGCGAAATTGCAGCGCTCCTGGACGGTTTTAGCGGCCGCTATATCCCCGCCGGACCGTCCGGGCTCATCACCCGCGGCCGGGATGACGTGTTACCAACCGGGCGTAATTTCTACTCCCTGGACCCCCACCGTGTCCCGACCAGGGCGGCCTGGGAAGTAGGGAAACGCCTGGCAGAAAAGGTGCTGGAGAAACACCTCACTGAAGAGGGGCGCTACCCGGAGAATATCGCCATTTACTGGATGTGTAACGACATCATGTGGGCCGACGGCGAGGGCCTGGGGCAGATGCTTTACCTGTTAGGCTGCCGCCCCAGATGGCTCCCCAACGGCCGCGTCGGGGGTATCGAGGTTATCCCGCTGGAAGACCTCAAACGCCCGCGTATCGACCTCACGGTACGCGTTTCAGGAATTACGCGGGATAATTTCCCCAACTGCATCGAACTTTTAGACGAGGCCATCCAAACAGTGGCAGCCCTGGACGAGCCGGTGGAAATGAACTTCATCCGCAAACATACCCTGGCGCAACTGGATAACCATTCTGATGCTGGAGCATGGCGCGATGCGACTTTCAGGATCTTTGCTTCTAAACCTGGAACCTACCAGGCGGGGGTCAACCTGGCCGTTTACGCTTCGGCCTGGCAGGAAGAAAAAGACCTGGCCGACGTCTTCGTTTACTGGAATGGCTACGCCTACGGCAAAGGGATATATGGTAAGGAAGCCTTCAAGCAACTGCAGTTAAACCTGAAAACAGTAGATGTTACTTACAACAAAGTGGTCAGCGATGAGTATGACCTTTTTGGCTGCTGCTGTTACTTCGGCACCCATGGCGGCTTGACTGCAGCAGCGCGGGTAGCCTCGGGCAAGGAGGTACGTACTTACTACGGCGATACCAGGGAACCGGAGCATGTGGAGGTAAGAACCCTGGCCGACGAAATCCGGCGGGTAGTCAGGACCAAGCTGCTTAACCCCAGGTGGATCGAGGGGCAAAAACGGCACGGGTACAAGGGGGCCGGCGACATCTCGAAGCGGATCGGGCGCGTATACGGTTGGGAGGCCTCCACCCGAAAAGTAGATGACTGGATCTTTGATGATATTACCAGGACTTTTGTACTCGACGAGGAAAACCGCAAGTTTTTCGAGGAGCACAATCCCTGGGCCATGGAAGAAATTGCCCGCCGCCTCCTGGAGGCCCGCCAGCGCGGCCTCTGGAACGCGGATCCGGAAGTACTGGCCGGTTTAAAAGAGCACTACCTGGAGGTCGAGGGCTGGCTGGAAGAACGCATGGGCGACGTCAGGGGCGACTTCCAGGGGGGCGCCGTTGATATCCTGACTTCCGCAGAGGTGGCCGACTGGGGTGCCAGGATGCGGGAGATTAAGGCCAAGCTGGAGGGTTAA
- a CDS encoding radical SAM/SPASM domain-containing protein encodes MLVLRVTDACNLYCRYCYARGGESKRDMPWEVARRAVDYVAARSGHFKIQFSGGEPLLNLPLIKKVVAYVQERNLAAAFQLQTNGTLLTPAMVREIKKLGLALGVSLDGMPEVNDALRPFPDGKGSTLATIQGLQNLAAERVKAGLTVVLTAASTEQLPRLVELAAYLGSVHGLSLDLLRPLGRGAEGECTGPDPDLLRRQVRAALERARAIARQGGPLIRFREVERLKYLLTQSGERRYYCYATTGQSLAVLPDGSVYPCASLGGLPDFYLGSILDPDFSHQEAMVRRAWWRRNVEEMQGCRDCPERLLCGGGCLARAYAYSGRVDVAFPGDCELRKIFMLWVQEEEF; translated from the coding sequence TTGCTTGTTTTACGCGTAACTGATGCCTGTAACCTTTATTGCCGTTACTGTTATGCCCGCGGGGGCGAAAGCAAGAGAGATATGCCCTGGGAGGTGGCCCGGCGGGCGGTGGACTATGTAGCCGCCCGCAGCGGCCATTTTAAAATCCAGTTCTCCGGCGGTGAACCGCTCTTAAACCTGCCCCTGATCAAAAAAGTAGTCGCCTATGTGCAGGAACGTAACCTGGCTGCGGCCTTCCAGCTGCAAACCAACGGCACTTTGCTTACGCCAGCTATGGTCCGGGAGATAAAAAAACTGGGCCTGGCCCTGGGTGTAAGCCTTGACGGTATGCCGGAAGTTAATGATGCCTTGCGTCCTTTTCCTGACGGCAAGGGATCGACCCTGGCGACTATCCAGGGATTACAGAACCTGGCGGCAGAGCGGGTCAAAGCAGGCCTGACGGTAGTTTTAACGGCCGCGAGTACAGAACAGCTTCCCAGGCTGGTTGAGCTGGCTGCTTATTTAGGCAGCGTTCACGGCCTGTCCCTGGACTTGTTACGCCCCCTGGGCAGGGGTGCGGAAGGTGAGTGCACAGGTCCGGATCCGGACTTGCTCCGCCGTCAGGTCAGGGCGGCCCTGGAACGGGCGCGGGCAATAGCCCGCCAGGGTGGGCCGCTGATCAGATTCCGGGAGGTAGAGAGGCTGAAATACCTGTTGACCCAGAGCGGGGAACGGCGGTATTACTGTTACGCCACCACCGGCCAGTCCCTGGCGGTGCTACCCGACGGCTCTGTTTACCCCTGTGCTTCCCTGGGCGGGTTGCCGGATTTTTATCTGGGTTCCATCCTGGACCCTGATTTTTCTCACCAGGAGGCCATGGTGAGGAGAGCGTGGTGGAGGCGCAATGTTGAGGAGATGCAGGGCTGCCGGGACTGCCCGGAGAGGCTCCTCTGCGGCGGGGGATGTCTAGCCCGTGCCTATGCTTATAGCGGGCGGGTGGATGTAGCTTTTCCGGGGGACTGCGAGTTGAGAAAAATATTCATGTTATGGGTGCAGGAGGAGGAATTTTAA
- the cobN gene encoding cobaltochelatase subunit CobN, translated as MALEICFYTAIEGELGSLSRAVRRVQEDYGRLVEVMASSKRGEGGRTTGEIFQLAGGADLIIVHLMGGPDSLPGLQDLVELARQKNIPLAVLPSMGDDSRQLLSLSNMMPEDYHQVRLYVAYGGEDNLKNLLLWAAGRYGGAEVAAAEPRPLPWEGFYHPDYPAPEAAANYLKEKLKESRRPVVGILFYQSAWVAGNTAFIDELVRQIEKQGGIALPVFLYATRNDELGSRGLAWVLENYFSRDGRPVVDVVVNTLMFSQTMATPTFSRVEEKGLYQRLGVPLIKAIVSLTPFDEWQKSLQGLGPLDVVMSVALPEFDGDLISVPIATREETEEDPSTGAVLSQYVPIPERVSKVASLALRWARLRHKPNQEKRVAIILHNYPPRNDRIGCAFGLDTPASVHRLLVAMQAAGYRVEDLSPDGAALMEKILSGLTNERGWLDPRELDRRAAARVDEDTYRAWFEAFPPQAQEHLTGNWGEPPGEVFNNQGQLLVPGLLLGNVFIGIQPPRGFLEDPATIYHSPDLAPTHHYLAYYRWLRDVFQADMVFHIGKHGSLEWLPGKGVGLSAACFPDLAIDDLPHVYPYIINNPGEGTQAKRRAHAGIIAHLPPVMTRADTYDELAEIEVLVKEYHMAKTLDESKLPALRELIWEKAAASQLDRDLGLEKEEAEQDWEGFLERLHSYLYEVKDTLIRDGLHILGQAPRDEALVEMLLALTRLPNNDLPALRERLALVMGYKYDQLLVEPGFFDPVQGRTNAEIMDEIEQLSREFIKALAASGFSEEVIPVVLEESLGYRDEEIIRLGKYITGNLVAALEATVEEIGNSLKALAGGFIPPGPSGAPTRGMADILPTGHNFYSIDPQAIPTRAAWEVGKKLTGALLERYQQEKGDYPENVGMVIWATSNMRTGGEDIAQALYLLGVRPVWEEKSGRVKGLAVLPLEELGRPRVDVTIRASGMFRDAFLNVIHLLDRAVEMVAGLDEPETMNFVAAHVKAEVAARIAAGVEEVQAREEARWRIFSDRPGTYGAGVSNLITAKNWQDAKDLGEVYVTWGGYAYSRRTYGREAQDTFRRRLATVAATVKNEDSREADMFDSDDFYSYHGGMVAAVKAIKGELPLSFSGDSSDPRRVRVRTLEEETRHIFRARVLNPRWIESMKRHGYKGAGDLAALVEHSFGWDATAEVLEDWLYEALAQKYALDPGMQEWFKEVNPWALQTITAQLLEAIERGMWQARPETAAALKELYLDIEGELEARTE; from the coding sequence ATGGCTTTAGAAATATGCTTTTATACGGCCATTGAAGGTGAACTGGGCAGCTTAAGCCGGGCTGTCCGGCGGGTGCAGGAGGATTACGGCCGGCTAGTTGAAGTCATGGCCTCCTCGAAGCGGGGAGAAGGCGGGCGAACGACGGGAGAAATCTTTCAACTTGCCGGTGGCGCTGATCTGATTATCGTCCACCTCATGGGGGGGCCGGATTCCCTGCCGGGGCTCCAGGACCTGGTAGAGCTGGCCAGGCAAAAAAATATCCCCCTGGCTGTGTTGCCATCGATGGGAGACGATAGCCGGCAGCTTTTGTCCCTTAGCAATATGATGCCGGAAGATTACCACCAGGTACGCCTTTATGTCGCTTATGGCGGCGAAGATAACCTAAAAAACCTGCTTCTTTGGGCCGCCGGTCGTTATGGCGGCGCCGAAGTGGCGGCAGCCGAGCCCCGCCCGTTACCCTGGGAAGGTTTCTACCACCCGGACTACCCGGCACCGGAAGCGGCGGCTAATTATTTAAAGGAAAAGCTCAAAGAAAGCCGCCGTCCGGTAGTAGGGATACTTTTCTACCAGAGTGCCTGGGTGGCAGGCAATACAGCATTTATCGATGAACTTGTCCGGCAGATAGAAAAACAGGGCGGCATAGCCTTGCCGGTGTTCCTTTACGCCACCAGGAACGACGAGCTGGGTAGCCGCGGCCTGGCCTGGGTGCTGGAAAATTATTTTAGCCGGGACGGCCGGCCGGTGGTAGACGTAGTGGTTAATACCCTGATGTTCTCCCAGACCATGGCCACGCCCACCTTTAGCCGGGTGGAAGAAAAAGGGCTTTACCAGCGGCTGGGCGTACCCCTGATTAAAGCCATCGTGTCCCTGACTCCCTTTGACGAGTGGCAAAAAAGCCTCCAGGGTTTGGGCCCCCTGGATGTAGTTATGAGTGTAGCCTTACCCGAATTTGACGGGGATCTTATCAGCGTACCTATTGCAACCCGGGAAGAGACCGAGGAGGATCCCTCGACCGGTGCTGTTTTAAGCCAGTATGTACCTATTCCTGAACGGGTAAGCAAGGTTGCCTCCCTGGCCCTGCGCTGGGCCCGACTACGGCACAAACCCAACCAGGAGAAAAGGGTGGCCATTATCCTGCATAACTACCCGCCACGCAATGACCGCATCGGCTGTGCCTTTGGCCTGGATACCCCGGCCAGCGTCCACCGCCTGCTGGTGGCCATGCAGGCCGCCGGCTACCGGGTAGAGGATTTGTCGCCGGATGGGGCGGCTCTGATGGAGAAGATCCTGTCCGGCCTGACCAACGAGCGTGGCTGGCTCGACCCGCGGGAGCTGGATCGCCGGGCGGCCGCTCGGGTTGACGAGGATACCTACCGGGCCTGGTTTGAGGCCTTTCCTCCCCAGGCCCAGGAGCATTTAACCGGCAATTGGGGTGAGCCTCCGGGAGAAGTATTTAATAACCAGGGCCAGCTCCTCGTCCCGGGCCTCTTGCTGGGGAACGTTTTTATCGGCATCCAGCCGCCCCGGGGTTTTCTCGAGGATCCGGCCACAATTTACCACAGCCCGGATCTGGCGCCAACCCACCACTATCTCGCCTATTACCGCTGGCTGCGGGACGTTTTCCAGGCGGATATGGTTTTCCATATCGGCAAGCACGGTTCCCTGGAGTGGCTGCCGGGCAAGGGGGTGGGGCTGTCGGCGGCCTGCTTCCCGGACCTGGCTATCGATGACCTGCCCCACGTTTACCCTTACATTATTAACAACCCCGGCGAAGGTACCCAGGCCAAGCGGCGGGCCCATGCCGGGATCATTGCCCACCTGCCCCCGGTTATGACCAGGGCCGATACTTACGACGAGCTGGCCGAGATAGAAGTCCTGGTCAAAGAGTACCACATGGCAAAAACCCTGGACGAGAGTAAGCTGCCGGCTTTACGCGAGTTGATCTGGGAAAAAGCAGCGGCCAGCCAGCTTGATCGTGATTTGGGCCTGGAGAAAGAGGAGGCTGAGCAAGACTGGGAAGGCTTTCTGGAACGGCTGCATTCTTACTTGTATGAGGTAAAGGATACCCTCATCCGGGACGGCCTCCACATCCTGGGCCAGGCACCTCGCGATGAAGCACTGGTAGAAATGCTCCTGGCTTTAACCCGGTTGCCCAACAATGATCTCCCCGCCTTACGGGAACGACTGGCTCTGGTGATGGGATACAAATACGACCAGTTACTGGTTGAGCCGGGGTTCTTCGACCCGGTGCAGGGGCGTACTAACGCTGAAATCATGGACGAAATCGAACAACTAAGCAGGGAGTTTATCAAAGCCCTGGCGGCCTCTGGCTTCAGCGAGGAAGTCATACCCGTAGTCTTAGAAGAGAGCCTGGGGTACCGGGATGAAGAAATTATCAGGCTGGGTAAATATATTACCGGCAACCTGGTAGCGGCCCTGGAAGCTACGGTGGAAGAAATCGGAAACTCGCTTAAGGCCCTGGCGGGGGGTTTCATTCCACCCGGTCCTTCGGGTGCGCCTACCCGGGGTATGGCCGATATCCTGCCTACAGGTCACAACTTTTACTCTATTGATCCCCAGGCCATACCTACCCGCGCGGCCTGGGAAGTGGGCAAGAAACTGACAGGGGCTCTCCTTGAGCGCTACCAGCAGGAAAAAGGGGACTATCCGGAAAACGTCGGGATGGTGATCTGGGCCACCAGCAATATGCGTACCGGGGGCGAGGATATCGCCCAGGCCCTGTATCTGCTGGGGGTACGACCGGTATGGGAAGAAAAAAGCGGGCGCGTTAAAGGACTGGCGGTGTTACCCCTTGAGGAGCTGGGGCGGCCGCGGGTTGATGTAACTATCCGGGCTTCCGGGATGTTTCGCGATGCCTTCCTGAATGTCATCCACCTGCTTGACCGGGCGGTGGAAATGGTAGCCGGGCTGGACGAACCGGAGACAATGAATTTTGTGGCGGCCCATGTAAAAGCCGAAGTAGCTGCACGGATAGCCGCTGGCGTAGAGGAGGTACAAGCCCGGGAGGAAGCCAGGTGGCGTATTTTTAGCGACCGGCCTGGTACCTACGGCGCCGGTGTAAGCAATTTAATCACGGCAAAGAACTGGCAGGATGCTAAGGACCTGGGGGAAGTCTACGTTACCTGGGGCGGCTATGCCTACAGCCGTCGTACTTATGGCAGGGAGGCACAGGATACCTTCCGGCGCCGCCTCGCTACGGTGGCCGCAACGGTAAAGAACGAGGACAGCCGGGAAGCAGACATGTTTGACAGTGATGACTTTTACTCCTACCATGGCGGCATGGTGGCGGCAGTTAAGGCCATCAAAGGAGAACTACCCCTCTCCTTCAGCGGCGACAGCAGCGACCCCAGGCGGGTACGGGTACGTACCCTGGAGGAGGAGACCCGGCATATCTTCCGGGCGCGGGTGCTTAACCCCAGGTGGATTGAAAGCATGAAGCGCCACGGGTATAAGGGTGCTGGTGACCTGGCCGCCCTTGTGGAACATTCCTTTGGCTGGGACGCTACGGCGGAAGTGCTGGAAGACTGGCTCTATGAAGCCCTGGCGCAAAAGTATGCCCTGGATCCGGGGATGCAGGAATGGTTTAAGGAGGTCAACCCCTGGGCATTGCAGACGATCACGGCCCAGCTTTTAGAAGCCATCGAAAGGGGAATGTGGCAGGCCCGGCCGGAAACTGCTGCCGCCTTAAAGGAATTGTACCTGGATATAGAAGGGGAATTAGAAGCCCGGACGGAGTGA
- a CDS encoding FecCD family ABC transporter permease has protein sequence MSLSATRLAAGITDNDEIQSIYSHHTARKVALLVGLVLFLVVTGMVAAVTGAAAISVGDVWRVILTKIIPGLPLAPVNDLAATVVWQLRLPRICLAVLTGISLAGAGVVMQGILRNPLVCPYTLGLSSGAAFGAAMAIVLGTGILGTAFNIVGRYLIITNAFFFGCLTMLCVYAIARLKGTVPETLLLGGVAIGYLFSAGVSALKYVSQNEALKELVVWLMGGLWGASWSTVVLLVPLVLVSTAFFLRYSWELNALVAGEDVATSLGVNVNRLRLVLLMLATLAASATIAFTGIIGFVGLVCPHICRLVIGNDHRFLIPCSCLTGGIILLLADTLARSVMAPTEIPVGIVTSLIGAPFFIYLLIKKKKQWWS, from the coding sequence ATGAGTTTATCCGCAACCAGACTGGCGGCTGGTATCACTGACAATGATGAAATCCAGTCAATATACTCGCACCACACGGCCCGCAAGGTAGCCTTGCTGGTGGGGTTGGTCCTCTTCCTTGTGGTAACGGGGATGGTTGCTGCAGTCACGGGGGCGGCGGCGATAAGCGTAGGGGATGTCTGGCGGGTTATCCTGACAAAGATTATCCCCGGCCTGCCTCTGGCTCCGGTCAACGACCTGGCTGCAACGGTGGTATGGCAGTTGCGGTTGCCCCGGATTTGCCTGGCGGTTCTGACCGGGATCAGCCTGGCCGGTGCTGGTGTGGTTATGCAGGGTATCTTGCGCAATCCCCTGGTCTGCCCTTACACCCTGGGACTTTCCAGCGGCGCCGCTTTTGGTGCAGCCATGGCTATTGTCCTGGGGACGGGTATCCTGGGAACGGCGTTTAATATCGTTGGCCGGTACCTGATCATCACCAACGCCTTCTTCTTCGGTTGCCTGACCATGCTTTGCGTCTATGCCATTGCCCGGTTAAAAGGGACCGTCCCGGAAACCTTGCTCCTGGGCGGCGTGGCTATCGGTTATCTCTTTTCGGCCGGCGTATCAGCTCTAAAGTACGTTTCGCAAAATGAAGCCTTAAAGGAACTGGTGGTCTGGCTGATGGGCGGCCTGTGGGGCGCCAGTTGGAGCACGGTAGTCCTGCTTGTGCCCCTGGTGCTCGTCAGTACGGCCTTCTTCCTGCGTTACTCCTGGGAACTTAACGCCCTGGTGGCAGGGGAAGACGTGGCCACCAGCCTGGGTGTGAATGTCAACCGGCTGCGATTGGTCCTCCTGATGCTGGCCACCCTTGCCGCCTCGGCTACCATCGCTTTTACCGGGATTATAGGTTTCGTGGGCCTGGTATGCCCCCATATTTGTCGCCTTGTTATTGGTAATGATCACCGGTTCCTGATCCCCTGTTCCTGTCTTACGGGGGGGATAATCCTCTTGCTGGCCGATACCCTGGCCCGGAGTGTTATGGCCCCGACTGAGATCCCCGTGGGGATTGTTACTTCCCTTATCGGCGCGCCGTTCTTTATTTACCTGCTAATTAAAAAGAAAAAACAGTGGTGGTCTTAA
- a CDS encoding ABC transporter ATP-binding protein, with the protein MKVAVDSLSFSYDSHQVLNEVTLTIEPGEIVTLIGPNGSGKSTFLRCLARILLPAQGVIYLDGRNITNLSGRALAMLLGYVPQEGTKVFPLTVYEAVLLGRRPYITWAVSKRDRRVVEEILRFLQLEPLAGITLASLSGGEKQRVMIARALAQEPRVILLDEPTSNLDIRHQLEVLGILEFLAWEKKRTVLMVLHDLNLAARFSQKLMLLHQGRIFAAGSPQAVLTPENIRAVYDVEARVRQDDLGVQVLPICPANGRAKL; encoded by the coding sequence ATGAAAGTGGCTGTGGACAGTTTATCTTTTAGTTACGACAGTCACCAGGTCCTCAATGAAGTAACACTAACTATTGAGCCCGGGGAGATAGTGACCCTCATTGGGCCCAACGGTTCAGGAAAAAGCACCTTCCTGCGGTGCCTGGCCAGGATATTGCTGCCGGCACAGGGCGTAATCTACCTGGATGGCCGCAATATAACCAACCTGTCGGGCCGGGCCCTGGCTATGCTCCTGGGCTATGTACCCCAGGAAGGGACGAAGGTATTTCCCCTTACTGTGTATGAAGCTGTTTTACTGGGCCGCAGGCCTTATATAACCTGGGCAGTTAGCAAAAGGGACCGGCGGGTGGTAGAAGAAATTCTGCGCTTCCTCCAACTTGAACCACTGGCGGGAATAACCCTGGCCAGTTTAAGCGGGGGCGAAAAGCAGAGGGTTATGATCGCCCGCGCCCTGGCCCAAGAGCCCAGGGTTATCTTGCTGGATGAACCCACCTCCAACCTGGACATCCGCCACCAGTTGGAAGTGCTGGGCATCCTGGAGTTTCTGGCCTGGGAAAAGAAGAGGACGGTACTCATGGTCCTGCATGATTTAAACCTGGCGGCTCGTTTTTCCCAAAAGCTGATGCTTTTGCATCAGGGTCGCATCTTTGCTGCCGGTAGCCCGCAGGCGGTGCTCACCCCGGAAAATATCCGCGCCGTCTATGATGTCGAAGCCCGGGTGCGGCAGGATGACCTGGGAGTGCAGGTGTTGCCCATCTGCCCGGCTAACGGGAGAGCAAAGCTTTAA